From the Pseudomonas sp. VD-NE ins genome, the window ATCGCCATCCACGCCGATGTGCCCAGCCCGAGCAAGGCCATTGCCCCCGCGAGGAACAATCCGCAAGTGACGGCGAGCCCCACCAGTCGCTCATGCCCCGAGGCCAGCACCGTGATGACCGAGCCGATGCAAGCGCCGAATCCCGATGCCGCCAGGCAATAACCCCACATGTCTTCACTGAAGCGCTGACTGATCGCATAAGGCGCAACGACCAGAAAGATCGGAAAACACAACACGTTCACCACCAGCGTCGCGGCAAAACCCAGCAGCAGCGTGGCGTTGTTGACGACCACGGTGATGCCGTTTAGCGCTTCACGCAGCGAGAACTCTTCCTCCGATTCATGGTGGCCGACATTCGGCAGCTGCGCGGTGTAAATGGCAGCGCAGAAGAAGGTCAGCCCATCGATCAGGATCCCCCACACCGGGTCCCAAAGAATGATGAACACCCCCAGCGTCGCCGGAAACAGAATGGCGACCAGGTTATCGATGAAGTTCATCGCCCCGTTGCCCGCCACCAGAGCCTTTTTCGGCAACAGATTGACCAGCAGCACCTGTGCACAGGGTTTCGATACACCAATACCGATACCGAAGATCAGATACGCGAGCACCAAAAAGCCCCAGTGCGCCCCTGTCATCAGCAGCGCAACGGCGGCCAGTTGCGCAAGACCTCGCGCCGTATCGGTGTAGATGAGCACTTGCCGGGGCGATTTGCGATCCGCCAGCATCCCCCCGGCCAGGGCACCGATAACGGTTCCGACACCGACGGCAGCCATGATGAAACCAAATACATCACCACCGAAACCGTCGCGAATCAGTGCGATCGGTAGCGCCGCCAGACAGATGGCATCGCCGGCCATCGACAGGCCCTGGCCAATCAGCAACTTGCGAAACGGCAAGACCCCCAAGGCTTCGTTGTAAGGTGACAAGCGTTCTTTGATAGAAATCATGGATGCCCCTCCTTGAGGCCTATTCGTCCATCCTCGCCGCGCAGGGTCGGCAACTGGCGATCGCCGTGGCGAATCTCCAGCTCGTCGTCACCGAGTACGGAAATCCGCAGTCTTTGACCGCGGAACTGCAGAGTGAAATGGTAAGCCTGCCAGTGTGCGGGCAACTTCGGTCGGAAGGCCAGTTGGCCCGATTCGATATCCAGCCCCGACAGCCCCTCGACCAATCCTTGCCAGGCGCCGGCGTAGGCGGAAAGATGCAGCCCGTTGCTGTAGTCGTCGACCGGCGTGAAGTCGAGGTTGTAGCGGCTGGCCCGGGCAATGAAATCGGCGCTGGTGTGCGTCTCGCCCAGATGCGCGGCGACGACGGCATGCGGACCGTAACTCAACGAGGACTCATGCACCGTACGCGGTTCATAGTAATTGAACGCGGCGCGCTTCACGGCCGCTGAAAAATCGTCGGGAAACATCGACATCAACAGTACGATGTCGGCCTGCTTGACCAGTTGCGAATCGAAGTTTTGCAGTTTCTCCGCGCTGTCGCGTTCGACCTCGTCGGCAAACTGCGGCCCACGCTGTTTGACCACACGCAGCCGGGTGTCCGGCAATGCCGCATAACCTTCGAACTCCTCAGGAATGGCCACCCCGTCCACCGTGATCCACGGCAGGTAGACGTTATCGGCTATCGCTTGCCAGAGTCGGCGTTGCGCGCCAGACACCCCGGGAAAACCCGGGCGGTCGAGCAATGAAAGCACCCGCCGGATACTCCAGCGCAGCAGGTAATTGGTAAAGAAACTGTTGTTCACGTGGTAGTGATACTCGTCCGGGCCCATGACCGAATTCACCACATACGCCTGCTTGCTCTCTGACCACTTGAACACCGATGCCGCGAATCGAGCGCTTTCTATCAGGATTTCGTAGCCCCGAGACGCCATGAACGCGTCGTCACCGGTTACCGCCCAGTACTTGTTCACGGCATAGCTGACGTCTGCCGAAATGTGCAGAACCTCATCGACACTCCACTCTCGCCTTATGTCCTGTTCAGGATAGGACAACACATAATGCGGGCCATTTTCGCCGCCCTGATCGTTGGACGCCTCCGGGAACCGTGCGCCGCAAAAGCCACTGGAACGCGCGAACTGCAGCGCTTTTTCGATGAAGGTGTAGCGGTAGTCGATCAATGCCCTGGCAACGTCCGGCGCGTTCCAGATCCAGAACATGCACTTGTGCAGTTCGGTGTCGAAGAACGTCGCACCAGAATGGTAAGTGCTGGTCAGGCCTCGCGCCGGCGATATCGTGCCATTGGCGCCATGCGCAGCGCCGAGGCCATGTTGCAGTAATTGGAATACTGCGTACTTCATACCCAGATCAGTACCCGTGTGCGGAGCCTGAATGGTGACTTCATGCTCACGCCAGAGGCTGTTCCATTGGCTCAAATGACAGCCTTGAATCCTTGCGACATCAAAGTCGCCGGCAAACGTGTCAGGGGGGGGCTGATCGCTATCGACGCCCACCCGCCAATGCGTCACCAACCGGTGCTGGCTGACCGCTGCAAAGTCCAGGGTCACCGAAGCCACACAACCCTCTTGCCCCTGCCGCCAGGAAACGACGGAACTCGCCGTTGAATCCGCCTGTTCGACGCGCACGTCATAACGCAGATGCTGCTCGGCCGTATCGACGATCAGGCTGAATGACGCTTGATCGACAACGCTTTGCCCGAAGTGGTAATGCCGCGCGGTCAGCCAGTCACAAGCCCCGAGGTATTCGTTCGACGCGCTGCCATCCACTCCGTAATCAAGCCTCAATCGATGGCGTGCGTTGCCCGTGCCGAGGCGTTTCAAACTGATCTGCGTCGACACCGCTGCCTGATCCGGGGCATCAATGAACTGGGTGACCGTCAGCTCATATTGCACACCGGCCAGCTGAAACTGCTCGCAACTGCTGACGGTCGCCTGATCGAGTGCCAACACCACCACGGGTTCGTTGCTTGCCGGCTCAAGAGGCAACCCCGTGTCAACATCGTAAAGCCGCAGGATGGCCGGCGCGGGTAAGGCAATGATTTCCCGCGAGACGCCGACACCGGCCGCATACACCCCCGCCAACAGCAACTGCGTGCGCCGGCTGCGTGGCGATGCGTTGGGCATGTGCGCACGCACGCCGAGCAAGGGATTGGCCAGGGTCGCCACGCACGCCGCGAAGGACGACGATCTCGCGTCGATCGCGACGATGTCTTCGCGGTGCTCGCCGTAGGAAATGCTCAGCACGATGCGCCTCCTGACGCCTGGAACGACCAGTCGTTGTGCAGCATGTTGCGTACGTTGTGATAACGGATATCCGCTAACACATCGCCGCTGTCCTTGAAGTTCCCCGACTGCCACTGCTCACAGATCTCGACGATCGCATCGCGGATCGAAAAGATGAATTCGAAACCCAGCGTCTGTTGCACCCGTCGGGAGTCCAGCCGGTAGGATCGAACATCGTCACTGTGGGTCGTGGTGATCGGCACATTGGTGCGGAAGTACCGATCGACGATCTCTTTTACCTGACTGGCAATATCGGTCACCGTGTGGTTCTCGTAGCCGACATTGATTGCCGTCCCGGACACCTCGCCCAGGGACTTCCGTTCGACCAGCATCGTATACAGCCGGGTCAGATCGCCGATATGCACGTTGGGGCGATACTGACTGCCGCCGAATACGGTGATTTCACCGCGCGCCAGCGCACTGGCGGTCAGGATGTTCACGGTCAGATCCAGACGTTGCCGGGGCGACCAGCCGCACACCGTGGCGGCGCGAACCGCGACAGTCTCGAACGATGAATCGGTCAGTTCGAAGAGTATCTTCTCGCCATCAGCCTTGAACCGGTTGTAGTCGGTGATGGGCACGCAGGGCTGGCGTTCGTCGACAAAAGGTTCTGCATTGACGCCGTAGACACTCGCTGAAGACGCGTAGATAAACCGCCGGCAACCCAGACGCTTGGCGCTGCTCATGAGATGCGGCAGGCAATCAATGTTTATCGATTGGCCCAGTTCCGGGGCCGAATTGAAACTCGGATCGTTCGCCACTGCAGCAAGATGCACAACGGTGTCGACACCTTGCAGCGACGTTTCCACGAGCGCCGGATCGCGTATATCGCCCTTGATGAATTCCAGGCCAGGATGGTTCAGCACACCTTCGAGCCCGTTGCCGAAATACAGCGCATCCAGCACCCGGACGCGGTACCCGGCGGCAAGCAGTTTGGGCACCAGACGCGAGCCAATGTAGCCAGCACCGCCCGTAACAAGAACAGTTGATTCCTTTTTCATGGTTAATTCCTTCCCTGTGGTCAGTGCGCCAGCGTGAATTCATCAAGCGATGACAGTATTGAAGCGCGTGGATGGCTAGCCTTGGGTTCAAGCGGATCACGGCGAATCTGCCAGGCGCGCACGCCCAGACTGCACGCCAGGTCAGTCGCATAGGGGCTGTCATCGATCAGGTGAACATCCTGCGGAGCGTGGTCGCCGATCAGTTGTTGAACCAGTTTGTCGCGGGTTTGATTGGGTGCTTGTCGGGTAATCGATACCGGCGCCTGTCCCCATACGTTCGCCCGTTTCAGCGCCGCCTCGAACAATTGCGGAGCATTCAGCGACGCCGTATAGAACATCACCGGCTGCGCAGACGCTTCGATGCGCTGCAGCAATCGCAAAGAATCCTCGAACAGCTCGGTGCCCGGTGAGAGCCGCTGGAATTCCTCCTGTTTGTACGCGGCCAGCTCGTCGGCGCTGAACCTTGCGGACGTTGCACCGCTGGCATGACGGGTGGTCAGCGCCAGCAGTCGGGAAGCGCCTTCCATGCGTGGCCGCCCTGCGATGTGCTCGATGTACTGCTGCGGCGTCAGTTGCTGTCCTGAAAACTCAAGGGCCGCATTGCGCCAGGCTTCAAAATGCGGTGTGTCGATCATTGTTCCGTCGAGATCAATCAGTAAAAGGTTCGACATGGTTGTTTACCTGTCAGTTGTTCTTGGCCATGACCAGTTGAGCGATCCTGGAAGTCGAGTCGAATATCTTGTCGTCCGTCAGCACCATCCGCCCTCCCACGCTTTCAACCAGCGCCCGCTCCGCCTGCAGTCTGGTGTCCGATCCATCGGTGTAATCCGCGCCCTTGAAATACAAATTGGGGCGCAATGTCTTGATCATGAATTCAGCGGTAGCCGTATGGTTGACGATGACGTAATCGCAATAACGGATGGAAGCGAGAAACTCCGCGCGCTTTCGATCGGGAAATACCGGCCGGTCCGAGCCTTTGTTCACGTATGGGTCTGCGGTGACGGATACGAACAGTCGATCGACCATCGTATTGGCGCGCTGCAGATGATAAATATGCCCAGGGTGAACAATGTCAAAACAACCGTGACAAAGCCCGATCACCAAACCTTTTTCGCGGCAATAAACCGCCTCGTCCTGCAATGCAGTAATGTCATTCAAAACGCCCATGATAAATTCAATCCTTTGATTTGAGAGATTTAGCCATGATGTTCAAGTGTTCAAAATCACCCCAATAATCGGGAAGTTGCCCGACGATTTGAAAACCATTGCGTAAATGAAAGCGGTAAGCCGCCCGTTCTCTGTCGATATTGCCGATATCGAGACACAGCCAGGACTTTTCATGTTCCAGCGCAAACTTTTCAATCTCGTCATATAACAATGACGCAACGCCATATCGAC encodes:
- a CDS encoding MFS transporter, whose protein sequence is MISIKERLSPYNEALGVLPFRKLLIGQGLSMAGDAICLAALPIALIRDGFGGDVFGFIMAAVGVGTVIGALAGGMLADRKSPRQVLIYTDTARGLAQLAAVALLMTGAHWGFLVLAYLIFGIGIGVSKPCAQVLLVNLLPKKALVAGNGAMNFIDNLVAILFPATLGVFIILWDPVWGILIDGLTFFCAAIYTAQLPNVGHHESEEEFSLREALNGITVVVNNATLLLGFAATLVVNVLCFPIFLVVAPYAISQRFSEDMWGYCLAASGFGACIGSVITVLASGHERLVGLAVTCGLFLAGAMALLGLGTSAWMAILGATFVGIVEASWLTGWATAMQTHSPEKDLGKVVAVDTFVTSGVHPFIYLGSGVVGGIVGYSQTLTLTAVVSAVGTLLIVLTSLMFMPRSARNDQVQ
- a CDS encoding glycosyl hydrolase family 65 protein — translated: MLSISYGEHREDIVAIDARSSSFAACVATLANPLLGVRAHMPNASPRSRRTQLLLAGVYAAGVGVSREIIALPAPAILRLYDVDTGLPLEPASNEPVVVLALDQATVSSCEQFQLAGVQYELTVTQFIDAPDQAAVSTQISLKRLGTGNARHRLRLDYGVDGSASNEYLGACDWLTARHYHFGQSVVDQASFSLIVDTAEQHLRYDVRVEQADSTASSVVSWRQGQEGCVASVTLDFAAVSQHRLVTHWRVGVDSDQPPPDTFAGDFDVARIQGCHLSQWNSLWREHEVTIQAPHTGTDLGMKYAVFQLLQHGLGAAHGANGTISPARGLTSTYHSGATFFDTELHKCMFWIWNAPDVARALIDYRYTFIEKALQFARSSGFCGARFPEASNDQGGENGPHYVLSYPEQDIRREWSVDEVLHISADVSYAVNKYWAVTGDDAFMASRGYEILIESARFAASVFKWSESKQAYVVNSVMGPDEYHYHVNNSFFTNYLLRWSIRRVLSLLDRPGFPGVSGAQRRLWQAIADNVYLPWITVDGVAIPEEFEGYAALPDTRLRVVKQRGPQFADEVERDSAEKLQNFDSQLVKQADIVLLMSMFPDDFSAAVKRAAFNYYEPRTVHESSLSYGPHAVVAAHLGETHTSADFIARASRYNLDFTPVDDYSNGLHLSAYAGAWQGLVEGLSGLDIESGQLAFRPKLPAHWQAYHFTLQFRGQRLRISVLGDDELEIRHGDRQLPTLRGEDGRIGLKEGHP
- a CDS encoding NAD(P)-dependent oxidoreductase, with protein sequence MKKESTVLVTGGAGYIGSRLVPKLLAAGYRVRVLDALYFGNGLEGVLNHPGLEFIKGDIRDPALVETSLQGVDTVVHLAAVANDPSFNSAPELGQSINIDCLPHLMSSAKRLGCRRFIYASSASVYGVNAEPFVDERQPCVPITDYNRFKADGEKILFELTDSSFETVAVRAATVCGWSPRQRLDLTVNILTASALARGEITVFGGSQYRPNVHIGDLTRLYTMLVERKSLGEVSGTAINVGYENHTVTDIASQVKEIVDRYFRTNVPITTTHSDDVRSYRLDSRRVQQTLGFEFIFSIRDAIVEICEQWQSGNFKDSGDVLADIRYHNVRNMLHNDWSFQASGGASC
- a CDS encoding adenylyltransferase/cytidyltransferase family protein, whose translation is MGVLNDITALQDEAVYCREKGLVIGLCHGCFDIVHPGHIYHLQRANTMVDRLFVSVTADPYVNKGSDRPVFPDRKRAEFLASIRYCDYVIVNHTATAEFMIKTLRPNLYFKGADYTDGSDTRLQAERALVESVGGRMVLTDDKIFDSTSRIAQLVMAKNN